One Campylobacter concisus genomic window, TTTTTTCAACTTTAGCGATATCTTAGTTCATACCGTTGGTTTTGCGATCGCATTTACGCTTATTACGCTACTTCACGTTGTAATGGGTGAGCTTGTGCCAAAGTCAGTTGCTATTGCAAAGGCTGAGACTTCAGTACTAAAAATCGCTCGTCCACTTCACTTTTTCTGGGTGCTATTTTCGCCTGTAATTAAGCTTTTTGATATTTTAGCGACCATTGGACTTAAAATTTTAGGTATCCAGCCAGCTAAAGAAAATGAACTAGCTCACTCTGAAGAAGAGATAAAAATCATCGTTGGCGAGAGCTTAAAGGGCGGTGTGCTTGATAGCTTTGAGACTGAGCTTATCAAAAATGCAGTTGATTTTAGTGACACGGTCGCAAAGGAGGTTATGACGCCAAGACGCGACATGATCTGTATAAATAAGCAAAAGAGCTTTGAAGAGAATTTACAAGTCGTATTTGAGTCAAAATATACTCGTTACCCTTATATAGACGGCTCAAAAGATATTATTTTGGGCATGATACACATTAGAGATATTTTGCAGCTCCACTTTAGCAAAGATAAAGAGAATAGTTTTGACTCAATTGTTCGTAAATTTGTCATCGTGCCTGAGAGCCTTTCTATTTCAAAAGTGCTTGTAATGATGAATAAAGAGCAAATTTCAGCGGCACTCGTAGTCGATGAGTATGGCGGCACAGCCGGACTTCTTACGATGGAAGATATAATGGAAGAGGTTCTTGGTGATTTTAATGACGAGCACGATGAAGTCGATCAACACTATAAAAAGATAAATGACAATATTTATGAATTTCAAGGTAGATATGATCTAGAGAGTGTTGAAGAGGTTCTTGGTATAAGCTTCGATGAAGAGACAGATCAAGTTACAATCGGTGGATATGTCTTCAACTTAATCGGTCGTTTGCCAGTAGTTGGGGACAAGATCGAGGATGAAAACTGCTACTACGAAGTAAGAAAGATGGATGGAGCTAGTATCTCACGAGTCAAAGTTAGAAAAAAGATAAAAAATGAAGAGGATAGCATTCAATCTTAAATTTATGTATTTATGGCTTAAATAAGCCATGTTATGTAAATTTCTATCAATATTGTGATGCTCTAGACTCAATTTCGCCACCACTTATTTCATTAAATTTGTTTTAGATAAGTCTTCTAGTTGTAGTCAAACAAAATAAACTCATATAAATTTTTTCGAGTAGATATCCAGTATGAAAATTTAATCTTAAATTTTAAATATAGTTAATATAATTAAAAATTGTTTTTTACGAGGAGTAAAGATGAGAATAATAAATGTAAAAGATATAAGAGAAGTCGTTGCTAAGCTTTGCAAACAGGCCTGTTATGTCGTGACGCCAGATTTAAAGGCTGCTTTTACAAAGGCTCAAAGTAACGAAAGTTCGTCACTAGGCAAAGACATTTTGGGCAAAATTTTACAAAATGCTAAGCTAGCAGAAGAGGGTGTTGCGCTATTTGCCAAGATACTGGCATGACTGTTGTCTTTGTCGAGATCGGTCAGGACGTGCATATCGAGGGCGGATATATCGAAGATGCGATCAACGAAGGCGTTGCGAAGGGCTACACTGAGGGCTATCTTAGAAAATCAGTCGTAGCTGAGCCACTTTTTGAGAGAAAAAACACCACAAACAACACTCCAGCAGTCATCCACACTAGGATCATCCCAGGCGATAAGCTAAAGATAAAAGTCGCTCCAAAGGGTTTTGGCAGTGAGAACAAATCAATACTAAAAATGCTTGTGCCAGCTGATGGCATAGAGGGCGTTAAAAAGGTATTTTTAGAGGCTGTAAAATATGCTGGACCAAACGCTTGCCCTCCAATGACAATAGGCGTTGGCATAGGCGGCACTATGGATAAAGCAGCGCTTCTAGCTAAGCAAGCTGCAGTTCGTCCAGTAGATAGCAAAAATGCCGATGCAAGATATGCAAAACTTGAAGATGAGCTTCTTGAGCTTGCTAGCAAAACTGGCGTCGGACCTCAAGGGCTTGGTGGCGATACAACTGCCATAAAAGTAAATGTCGAGTGGTATCCAACTCACATCGCAGGCCTACCAGTAGCCATAAATATCAACTGCCACGCTGCACGCCACGCAGACGCCGAGCTTTAAGGAGATAACATGTCAGAAGTAAAAAGAATAACAGCACCATTTGATAAAGAGGTGGTAAAAAGCCTAAAAGCAGGCGACAATGTCCTAATATCAGGCACTATCATCGCTGCTCGTGACGCCGCTCACAAGGCGCTAACAGAGGCTTTAGCACGTGGCGAGAAGCTACCAGTTGAGCTAAAGGGCGAGACTATCTACTACGTCGGACCAACACCAGCTAAACCAAACCAAGCTATCGGCGCAGCAGGCCCAACAACAAGCGGTAGAATGGACAAATACACGCCAACTATGATAAACGAAGTTGGCATAAATGGCATGATCGGTAAGGGATATCGCAATGATGCAGTGGTTGATGCGATGAAAAAATCATGCTGTGTTTATATGGTCGCTATCGGCGGTATCGGAGCGGTCATTAGCCAAAGTATCAAAAAATATGAAGTACTAGCCTATCCAGAGCTAGGACCAGAGGCAGTCGCAAGGCTCACAGTGGAGGACTTCCCAGCGATAGTCGCTATCGACTGCGAGGCAATAACTTCTACGAAGTCGGCCAAGCACCTTACAAAAAGATATAAATTTATCCCGCTAGCAAGCTAGCTAGCGGAATTTAATAATATCCAAGACACATCGTTTCGGTTAATTTTATGCGTTTTTCAAATGGTGCAGGTGAGAAAAATTTGCACTTTTCAATGTAAATTCTATAAGAATAGCTAAGATTAAAATCATCATAAAATTTCTTCAAGTCTATAAATTTGATGCCACAAATCTCATGAAATTTAAAGAGCTCGTAGATCTTAGAGCCATTTTTTGCTACAAGATGAGAAGGAGCAAGTGAGGTAAAGGAGCAAAATACGCCTGTTGGAATAAGTCCATTTAAAGGTGTGCAGGCTTTTATAATGTTTTGAAATTTGGCTGGAACGCTATTTTTTCTAAGAAAGACTATTCTTGAGTTTTCAAATTTAGCACTTATGACGTTTTTCCAAAAAAGATAAGCATTTGATGAGATGCCAGCATTTTTAGCTAACTCAGCACCGA contains:
- a CDS encoding cysteine permease, with protein sequence MKMQNILAPNEFLDDYILGAELAKNAGISSNAYLFWKNVISAKFENSRIVFLRKNSVPAKFQNIIKACTPLNGLIPTGVFCSFTSLAPSHLVAKNGSKIYELFKFHEICGIKFIDLKKFYDDFNLSYSYRIYIEKCKFFSPAPFEKRIKLTETMCLGYY